GCGGCAATGCTGCAGCCGTCGAGGAAGCAGGAAGCGGGACCGGCAACGGCTGCGGCCGTATCCGGTCGGGCGTGGCTGATGCTGGCGCTGGCCACGGTTGGCTTCGCCGTCAACTTCTGGGCGTGGGCGCTGCTGAGCCCGCTCGGCCCGCGGTTCAAGGACAGCCTGGACCTGAGCTCCTTCCAGCAGTCGCTGCTGGTGGCGGTGCCGGTGGTCGTCGGCTCGCTGGGCCGGATCCCGGTGGGCGCGCTCACCGATCGGTATGGCGGGCGCGTGATGTTCCCGCTGGTCTCGGCGGCCACCATCGTGCCGGTGCTCTACCTCGGCTTGGCCGGGCACTCGTCGCTCACCGAACTGCTGGTGGGAGGGTTCTTCCTCGGTATCGGCGGTACCGCGTTCGCCGTCGGCGTGCCCTTCGTCAATGCCTGGTTCCCGCCGGAGCGGCGCGGCCTGGCCATCGGGATCTTCGGCGCCGGCATGGGCGGCACTGCCATCAGCGCGCTGACCACGGTCAAGCTGGTGAAGGCACACGGTATGGCCAACCCCTTCCTGATCACCGCCGCCGTCCTGGCGGTCTACGCGGTGATCGCCGCCCTGCTGCTGCGCGACGCACCCGGCCGTACGATGCCCACCGAGCCGATGGGCCGCCGCCTGGCCGCCACCCTGAAGCTCGGGATCACCTGGCAGGCGTCCGCCCTGTACGCGGTGGCCTTCGGCGGCTACGTCGCCTTCTCCGTCTACCTGCCCACCTACCTGAAGACCGGCTACGGCCTGACCCAGGCGGACGCGGCGAACCGCATGGCCGGGTTCGTCCTGCTGGCGGTGGCCATGCGGCCGGTCGGCGGCTGGCTGTCGGACCGCATCGGCCCGGTGCGGGTGCTGGCCGGCGTC
This genomic interval from Streptomyces sp. NBC_00557 contains the following:
- a CDS encoding nitrate/nitrite transporter gives rise to the protein MLQPSRKQEAGPATAAAVSGRAWLMLALATVGFAVNFWAWALLSPLGPRFKDSLDLSSFQQSLLVAVPVVVGSLGRIPVGALTDRYGGRVMFPLVSAATIVPVLYLGLAGHSSLTELLVGGFFLGIGGTAFAVGVPFVNAWFPPERRGLAIGIFGAGMGGTAISALTTVKLVKAHGMANPFLITAAVLAVYAVIAALLLRDAPGRTMPTEPMGRRLAATLKLGITWQASALYAVAFGGYVAFSVYLPTYLKTGYGLTQADAANRMAGFVLLAVAMRPVGGWLSDRIGPVRVLAGVLTVVLAGAFVQAFTPSLAPVGTIAFLAMAAALGAGSGAVFALVALLAPANKVGSITGVVGAAGGLGGFLPPLVMGSLYGTYGSYAAGLALLGVVAAAALAFTGTGVRHAVMRRLPAAQTH